CGATAAGTTGGTTGGCATCGTCCCAGAAGTTTGTGTCGGTGTTCTCGCAAGTGCTGGTATTGGAAAAAGTGAAACAGTTTTTTTATAACTGTCAGGAAGAAATATACCCAGCTTTTGTTCGATCCTACTGATGTCTTCCGTTTTCATTCATTTGCAGAACGTGAAGTCTTGTGGTCATGACGCTTAGTTAAGGGTTGTTTTCGATGATTTTATGGTCGGCGAGCAAGCACCAAAAACACCTAATGAAAACATAGACGAAAAGAGGGTTTAACTAAGCGCCATTACTCCGCACGTCCGGTGGTGTGAGAGCGGGGGGAGTCAATGCCCCTCGCTATTCGATTCTGAATCCGATATCTCCTTTGGTGAGCGATATGGGAATCTACTTTTAAAACGATTTATAGGTTGTTCAAAAAAGTGCCAAGAGAGGCTCGCGCCAGCTACTGTGAATATTGTTTTCAAGATGATACCTGAAAAACCATACTTAAGAAAAGGCAATCCGAGCTTCTCAGTAAATACTAATACAGGAATTCCTGCAAAATTGTGTAAAACATATAGTCCGTAACTGATCTTTCCTAGATAGATCAAAACAGAGAAACTTAGCAATCGACCAACAAGACCTTGGAATCCTGCGGAAGCCTTATATACCAGCCAAGTAAATCCAAGCATGAGAAAGAAATCCATCAGGCTACCATGGAATGGAAATCTTATCCCGAATTCTTGTAAGACCAGCAGCGCAAGATACACGGGTATCCCACTGCTTATAAGCCCAATAAACCTTTTACCGATTAGATTCGCCTTGTAGCAGGCAAGCCCGGCTCCAAGTCCAAGGGATACAAGCGCAGATGTTGGCAAAAGTGAGATGAATCTTACTTCGGGAAATGCGTTGGCCAGGCCATACCTAGAGAAGATTCCCACACCGATAGTTACCATTACCAGGGTAGATATCATCTTCCTTGGTGCGAAGAGGATAATAGTCGGCCAAATTAAGTAGAATTGCTCTTCGACAGCTAAGCTCCAAAAGTGAGAAACAGGGCCATTCCATTCTTGTATTACGAAAAAGTAAAAGTTGGATAAGTAGGCGAAGTGCCACAAAAAAGTCTCTCGAATAGGACTAATATTCAGAAGAGCACCTACGAAGAGTATTCCATAAAAAAGGGGGAATATTCTGAGGAATCTACGAGCGTAAAAGGACTTTAGTGCGTATACTCGGTCTTGATATTCTTGGCAACGCAGCAAGATTCCAGTGATCAAGAAGCCGCTAAGAACGAAGAACAATTGAACTCCTCCAGGCCCGATCGGAAGTCCGAAATGGTATTCATTCGGAACCCAATGGGAAAAAGCGACCGCAGCAACTGCAAAGGTGCGTAGCGCATCAAGTTGCGGCATGTAGTTGTCTTTTCCTTTAGTCATTTCTTTCTTCGAACAGTATTATTGATCACACCCCAAAACATACGAACTGGATGGAATATCGGTGTGTTTCATCGCTGGAAATTGGCTGTAAAGGTCTTGTTCGTCAAGTATTGCGCTTGTTGGGGATGGAGATGGATTTATCTTGGTGATCGTTGATATTCCAGTTCGTAAGTTTTTGCTTCGAGGAGGCAGAGGTTTGGAGGTGAGTTGGCTAGACCTTTGTTGGTAACCATGTAGTTGGCTCGTCCTGTAAGCTTTCGCGCGTCCTTCGGTAGAATGTCGGCCGAGGGTTAGCGCAACATACGCTCGTAAGTGTCACCAACATACGCCCGTATGTGAGAGCATCTTACGCGCTTAAGTGTGCCGAAGCGTCGGCGACGCTCCCAGGAAGTGTCGCCGACACTTCGAGCTACAGTCGGCGACGCTTGGTCGCGCAGTCGGCGATACTTCGTAAGCTCTGGAGGCTTCCGGTGGGCCAACTTTTCATGCTGAAAGTATGCCGATTTGGTTCGCCAAAGGCGAACCAAATCGGCGGAGGAAAAAGGAAAAAGATTAAAGGAAAAAGGGGGCGGCGGGATGGTTGATTAAACCAGGAAGATGATGCGGGCTCGCCCCTTTCATCGTGGCGACGCGGGCCGCGAATAATTTTCTTCACCCGATCGCGAGCAGGATCGCCACTTGCGCGATGCCGACGATGAAGCCCAGGGCACCGCCGAGCCATTCGATGAGTTGGAACTCGCGGTTCGCGATGCGGCGGACGAGCTCCTCCAGCTTGAACATCTCGAAGGCGAGGATGCGCTGGCGGACGATGTCGCGGACTTGCAGGCGCGCCTCGACATCGGTTGCGATGCGCTCGCGCATGGGCTCGATCTCGGCGTGGATGGACTCCAGCGCCATGCGCTCCAGGCTGGCGATGGTGTTGTCGTTTATCATACCGCCGATCAGCGGGATGCCGCGCAGCTTTTCGGCCACGCGTCCACGGATGACTTTGCGCACGAAACCGTCGACGTAGCTGTGCACATCGAGCTGCTCGATCTGTTCGCGGACGAAATGCTGGGTGAGCAGCTCCTGCTCGACGACCTCCGCGACGCGCTCAGCGATTTCTTCCTGGCGTCGGGGGATGAGGCCCTGGATTTTGATGCCCAACATGTTGACGGGTTGTCGGGGGCGGAAAAGCATTTGTATCGCCAGCCAGTTCGTGAGCCAGCCGATAAAAGCTGTCACAAATGGGATCCACGAATAGCGGATTAAGGCGTCGGTGATGTCAGGGTTCATTGGACAAAGGGACCATATTGCATACAGTGCGTTCCGTCTCACAACGAAAATCGTGTCCCGCGCCCCCCTCATTCAGCCCAACCAAAACGGCCTCTTCTGCGAGGCCGGCGGATTCTACATCGACCCATGGCGCCCGGTGGACCGCGCGGTGATCACCCACGCGCACAGTGACCATGCGCGTTCGGGGTCGCGAGCCTATCTATGCTCGCGCCGGGGGGAGGGCGTGCTGCGGCATCGCATCGGGAGCGCAGCGCCGATTGAATCGCTGCCCTTTGGCGAGGCCACGACGATCAACGGTGTGCACGTGTCGCTCCACCCGGCCGGGCACATCCTGGGATCGGCACAGGTGCGCGTGGAACACCAGGGCGAGGTCTGGGTGGTCTCTGGCGACTATAAAACCGCGCCGGATGCGGCGGCGGAAAACTTTGAGCCCGTGCGCTGCGACACGTTCATTACGGAGTGTACGTTCGGGCTGCCGATCTACCGTTGGCCCGCGCAGAGCGAGGTGTTTGCCGACATGAACCGCTGGTGGCGCGCCAACCAAGCGCTCGGGCGGACGTCCATCGTGCTGGCCTATTCGCTGGGCAAGGCGCAGCGCGTGCTGGCTGGCGTGGATGCCAGCATCGGGCCGATTGCCGTGCATGGGGCGGTGGCTCCGTTTTTGCCGCTCTATCGCCGTGAGGGCGTCGCGTTGCCCGAGGTGGAAACGCTGACCAAGGACAACGCCGCTGACTACCGGGGCAAGGGCCTCGTCGTCGCGCCGGGCGCGGTGCAGGGGACGACGTGGCTGAAGAAAATTGCCCCCAATTCGCTGGCCTTCGCCAGTGGCTGGATGGCGGTGCGCGGCGCGCGGCGTCGCCTTTCGCTGGACCGCGGATTCGTGCTCAGCGATCACGTGGACTGGACGGGTCTCATTGACGCGGTTAAGGCGACCGGCGCGGAAAACATCGGCGCGACCCACGGGCACACCGCGCCGTTTATCCGCTACGCGCGCGAGGTCATGGGGCTCAACGCCTACAACGTGCCGTCACGCTACGAAGGCGAGCGCATTGACCGCGAAGAGCCCGAGGAACCGCAAACGGAGTTGCCACTGTGAAGGCCTTTACACAGCTCTTTGTGCGGCTCGATGAGTCCAACCGGACCAACGATAAGCTCGCGGCGATGCGGGATTATTTCGCCGAGGCGGAACCGCGCTCGGCGGCGTGGGCGCTGTGGTTTCTGATGGGCAACCGCCTGAAGGCGCCGGTTAAGACCAAGATGCTGCGCGAATGGGCGAGCCAGCTCTCGGAGTTTCCGTTGTGGATGGTCGAGGAGTGCTACAGCCACGTGGGCGACCTTGCCGAGACGTTGGCGCTGATCCTGCCGCCGGGCGAGGACGATGCGGAGGATTTGCCGCTGTGGCAACTCGTCGAAGACAAGGTGATGGCGCTCGCCGACTGGGACGGCCCGCTGCAATTCCCGCTCGTGCGCGCGGCTTGGGGTAGCCTCGGCAGCAGCGAGCGCTTCGTTTATAACAAGCTCATCACGGGCGGCTTTCGCGTGGGGGTGAGCCGGACGCTTGTCGTGCGCGCGCTGGCGGAGTTTGCGGGTGTGGAGCGCGCAGTCATGGAGCACCGGCTGATGGGTGCCTGGCGTCCCTCGGCGGAGAATTTTCAACGCCTGCTCTCCGACGAAGGCGATGATGAGGGCGACGCCGCGCGGCCGTATCCGTTCTTTCTCGCTTATCCGTTGGAGGGCGAGCCGGCGGAGCTCGGCGACTGCGCCGACTGGCGCGCCGAGTGGAAGTGGGACGGCATTCGCGCACAACTGATTAAGCGCCAAGGTCAGGTGATGCTCTGGTCGCGCGGAGAAGAGATGATTGCTGAGCGGTTCCCGGAGGTCACGACGCTGGCCGCGCGCCTGCCCGAGGGCACAGTGCTCGATGGCGAGCTGATGGCCTGGCGTGATGATAAACCGTTGACCTTCGCGGCGCTGCAGAAGCGCATTGGCCGCACGAAGCTCACGGCAAAGGTGCTGGAGGAGGCACCGGTCGCGTTTCTCGTTTATGATTGCCTGGAGTTCGGCGGTGAAGATTTGCGCGAACGAACTTTGCGCGACAGAGTTACTTTGCTTGGCAAAGCAATTGAAGATGTCGCCGGGCCGGATTCATCGATCCTGCTCGCGGAAAGCGTCGAGGCGGATTCGTGGGACCGGTTGGCCGAGCTACGTGGCGAATCGCGGGCGCGCGGCGTGGAGGGGCTGATGTTGAAGCGCTGGGATTCCCCGTATCGCGTCGGGCGCGTGAAGGGCGATTGGTGGAAGTGGAAGATTGATCCGTATTCGATCGACGCGGTGATGGTCGCTGCGCAGGCGGGCCATGGCCGGCGTTCAGGTTTATATACCGACTACACTTTTGCGCTGTGGAAGGGCGAGGAGCTGGTGACCTTCGCCAAGGCATACAGCGGGCTGACCGATGGCGAGATCGCGCGCGTCGACCATTGGGTCCGTCGGCACACGGTGTCACGCCACGGTCCAGTGCGCGTGGTGGAGCCAACGCTGGTCTTTGAACTGCATTTCGAGGGTATCGCGGAGTCGACGCGGCATAAGAGCGGCCTCGCCGTGCGCTTTCCGCGCATCGCGCGTTGGCGCGAGGACAAACCGGCGCGCGAGGCGGACTCGATCGAGACGGTGCGCGCGCTGTTGGAGGCTTCAGAGTAGGGCAGCGTAATTTCTAACTGATTTTTTAACCACGAAGGACACGAAGCGCACGAAGGCTGAGAGACAAGTGATTTGAAACTCACGCCAAGACCCAAAGGCCCAAAGTTTCCATCATAAGAAATTAACTTGGGGTCTTTGGGTCTTGGCGTGAAATAAAATACGACTCACTGGCCTTCGTGCGCTTCGTGTCCTTCATGGTTTAAAAAAGTGTGGAAGGTTTTCCACGTTCAGATTAGAAAGTGCCGGTTGTTGCTTGCCGCGTAATGAATTTCATACATACTGGCAGCTAAACTGCTAAGCTAAGTCCTCCATGCCCAAGAACATCGGATTTATCTCAACCCGCTTTGCCGGAACAGATGGCGTCTCACTTGAGAGCGCTAAATGGGCGGAAGTCCTGTGGGACGATCGCCACGTGAGCTATTGGTATTCAGGGCTCAGCGACCGGAGCAAAGATATTGCCTACGTCGTGCCCGAGGCGTATTTCGGCCACCCGGAGAACATGTGGATCAATGAGCGCTTGTGGAATCGCACCGTGCGCGACCGCATTGTTTCCGTGCGCATTCGCGACATGGCGGACTATTTAAAGAGCACGCTGCACGATTTTGCCCGCAAGCACAGTCTGGATTTTATCATCCCGCAAAATGTGCTGACGATCCCCATGCACGTGCCGCTGGGTATCGCGGTCACGGAGTTTCTCGCCGAAACGGGTATGCCGACAATCGCACACCACCACGACTTTTACTGGGAACGCACGCGCTTTTCCGTGGGCTGCATCCAGGACTATCTGGACCAGGCGTTTCCGCCTAGCCTGCCGAATATTCGCAACGTGGTCATCAACCGCCCGGCGGAAGAGCAGTTCGCGCTGCGTAAAGGGGACTCGGCGCTGCTGATCCCCAATGTGTTCGACTTTGACCAGCCCGCCCCGCAGCCCGACGAATACTCCGCCGACATTCGCGACGAGTTGGGCCTGGAGCCGGACGACATCATGATTCTCCAGCCCACGCGTATCGTGCCGCGCAAGGGTATCGAGCACGCGATTACGG
The genomic region above belongs to Cerasicoccus sp. TK19100 and contains:
- a CDS encoding glycosyltransferase family 4 protein, with translation MPKNIGFISTRFAGTDGVSLESAKWAEVLWDDRHVSYWYSGLSDRSKDIAYVVPEAYFGHPENMWINERLWNRTVRDRIVSVRIRDMADYLKSTLHDFARKHSLDFIIPQNVLTIPMHVPLGIAVTEFLAETGMPTIAHHHDFYWERTRFSVGCIQDYLDQAFPPSLPNIRNVVINRPAEEQFALRKGDSALLIPNVFDFDQPAPQPDEYSADIRDELGLEPDDIMILQPTRIVPRKGIEHAITAVGMLKDPRCKLVISHAAGDEGMDYKHMLDEKAKEEGVDIRYFDKRIGEVRQFDDDGKKIYTLWDIYPHADFVTYPSTYEGFGNALLEAVYFRKPTLVNRYSIFIQDIEPKGFRFALMDGIVTNRVVKEIRRILDDPAYREEMCEHNYRVARRHYSYTVLRRSLRMLMTQLTGLN
- a CDS encoding DUF445 domain-containing protein, yielding MNPDITDALIRYSWIPFVTAFIGWLTNWLAIQMLFRPRQPVNMLGIKIQGLIPRRQEEIAERVAEVVEQELLTQHFVREQIEQLDVHSYVDGFVRKVIRGRVAEKLRGIPLIGGMINDNTIASLERMALESIHAEIEPMRERIATDVEARLQVRDIVRQRILAFEMFKLEELVRRIANREFQLIEWLGGALGFIVGIAQVAILLAIG
- a CDS encoding ligase-associated DNA damage response exonuclease yields the protein MSRAPLIQPNQNGLFCEAGGFYIDPWRPVDRAVITHAHSDHARSGSRAYLCSRRGEGVLRHRIGSAAPIESLPFGEATTINGVHVSLHPAGHILGSAQVRVEHQGEVWVVSGDYKTAPDAAAENFEPVRCDTFITECTFGLPIYRWPAQSEVFADMNRWWRANQALGRTSIVLAYSLGKAQRVLAGVDASIGPIAVHGAVAPFLPLYRREGVALPEVETLTKDNAADYRGKGLVVAPGAVQGTTWLKKIAPNSLAFASGWMAVRGARRRLSLDRGFVLSDHVDWTGLIDAVKATGAENIGATHGHTAPFIRYAREVMGLNAYNVPSRYEGERIDREEPEEPQTELPL
- a CDS encoding ATP-dependent DNA ligase gives rise to the protein MKAFTQLFVRLDESNRTNDKLAAMRDYFAEAEPRSAAWALWFLMGNRLKAPVKTKMLREWASQLSEFPLWMVEECYSHVGDLAETLALILPPGEDDAEDLPLWQLVEDKVMALADWDGPLQFPLVRAAWGSLGSSERFVYNKLITGGFRVGVSRTLVVRALAEFAGVERAVMEHRLMGAWRPSAENFQRLLSDEGDDEGDAARPYPFFLAYPLEGEPAELGDCADWRAEWKWDGIRAQLIKRQGQVMLWSRGEEMIAERFPEVTTLAARLPEGTVLDGELMAWRDDKPLTFAALQKRIGRTKLTAKVLEEAPVAFLVYDCLEFGGEDLRERTLRDRVTLLGKAIEDVAGPDSSILLAESVEADSWDRLAELRGESRARGVEGLMLKRWDSPYRVGRVKGDWWKWKIDPYSIDAVMVAAQAGHGRRSGLYTDYTFALWKGEELVTFAKAYSGLTDGEIARVDHWVRRHTVSRHGPVRVVEPTLVFELHFEGIAESTRHKSGLAVRFPRIARWREDKPAREADSIETVRALLEASE
- a CDS encoding acyltransferase family protein; translated protein: MTKGKDNYMPQLDALRTFAVAAVAFSHWVPNEYHFGLPIGPGGVQLFFVLSGFLITGILLRCQEYQDRVYALKSFYARRFLRIFPLFYGILFVGALLNISPIRETFLWHFAYLSNFYFFVIQEWNGPVSHFWSLAVEEQFYLIWPTIILFAPRKMISTLVMVTIGVGIFSRYGLANAFPEVRFISLLPTSALVSLGLGAGLACYKANLIGKRFIGLISSGIPVYLALLVLQEFGIRFPFHGSLMDFFLMLGFTWLVYKASAGFQGLVGRLLSFSVLIYLGKISYGLYVLHNFAGIPVLVFTEKLGLPFLKYGFSGIILKTIFTVAGASLSWHFFEQPINRFKSRFPYRSPKEISDSESNSEGH